In the Hylaeus volcanicus isolate JK05 chromosome 1, UHH_iyHylVolc1.0_haploid, whole genome shotgun sequence genome, one interval contains:
- the LOC128881878 gene encoding uncharacterized protein LOC128881878 isoform X4, whose amino-acid sequence MQRWLLALDEPASNPCGNTAINHQSSRIEPDSIDAEVSRFVAGSSTTTTTTTTTRNNPRRCYRTSTSSGYSSHSPPLSAGSYSCYASAVPRQGQGIFRALPITMKDQFGGGLAVIHESESIPRPIWPSAFPSPRELYQSDENPEYDAVYACCGRGCAYAYSYCDWDYENSTGISASARDVLLELSRTLNSVIEGETVMTPEEILHNISHKVAQGIGLKGGIYEYVYRNSSLLSAKTSFAGDKTSSLLSCNNRTLSTKINPVNSKLYSNMRQFYVHNPAWYTCLSSCEHTHGFLSSSSSSSKAGEPIGTNNEPGKKSSPPAVFLVDDHCRETTRTLLSESQIHRNLSGSRVCKCSNRSSHSIEQPRNAYTTHRAALDPKETIVINDETMQNRNRLVHNESEYATQLECSDGGSSSEGIIVSSGKTNWDHRIRGFAGDLDFTLDVSRAERLGRTIAKAKRKRQWCRALTAFFGLVFFVLSVVIVSLSVTRGRKVFGSM is encoded by the exons ATGCAGCGTTGGTTACTAGCTCTGGACGAACCTGCATCTAACCCATGCGGTAACACCGCCATCAATCACCAATCGtcaag GATAGAGCCTGACTCGATAGACGCCGAGGTCTCGAGGTTCGTAGCCGGCTCTtcgacgacaacgacaacgacCACGACGACGCGAAATAATCCGAGAAGATGCTACCGAACCTCGACCAGTTCTGGCTATTCCAGCCATTCTCCACCATTGTCCGCTGGTTCTTACTCTTGCTATGCGTCGGCGGTCCCTCGCCAAGGTCAAGGCATTTTTCGAGCTCTGCCTATAACAATGAAAGACCAGTTCGGTGGTGGACTTGCCGTAATTCACGAGAGCGAGTCGATTCCACGTCCTATATGGCCATCTGCGTTTCCTAGCCCTCGCGAGCTTTATCAGAGCGACGAGAATCCCGAATACGATG CTGTGTACGCGTGCTGCGGACGCGGTTGCGCGTACGCCTACTCGTACTGCGATTGGGATTATGAAAACTCTACAGGCATATCAGCGTCAGCGCGCGACGTCCTCCTTGAATTATCCCGAACACTGAACTCTGTGATAGAAGGCGAAACCGTTATGACGCCGGAGGAAATCCTGCATAACATCTCGCACAAAGTTGCTCAAGGGATCGGCTTGAAAGGAGGGATTTACGAGTACGTTTATCGTAATTCGTCTCTCTTATCCGCCAAGACATCATTTGCAGGCGACAAAACCTCATCCTTGTTGAGCTGTAACAATAGAACCTTATCGACGAAGATCAACCCGGTAAACTCGAAGCTTTACAGTAACATGAGGCAATTTTACGTCCACAACCCGGCGTGGTACACTTGCCTGAGCTCCTGCGAGCATACTCACGGATTtctgtcgtcgtcgtcgtcgtcgtcgaagGCTGGCGAACCAATCGGAACGAACAACGAGCCAGGAAAAAAATCAAGTCCTCCCGCGGTGTTCCTGGTGGACGATCACTGTCGAGAAACTACGCGGACGCTCCTATCGGAGTCGCAGATTCATCGAAACCTTTCCGGTTCTCGTGTTTGCAAATGCTCGAATCGTTCGAGTCATAGCATCGAACAACCACGAAACGCATATACAACCCATCGCGCTGCCCTCGATCCGAAAGAGACAATCGTAATTAACGACGAAACCATGCAGAATCGAAACAGACTCGTTCACAACGAATCGGAATACGCAACG CAGCTGGAATGCAGTGACGGTGGTTCATCCAGTGAAGGTATAATCGTTTCGTCCGGCAAAACTAACTGGGACCATCGCATACGAGGATTCGCCGGAGACTTAGACTTCACATTGGACGTTTCTCGTGCCGAACGGTTAGGCCGAACGATCGCAAAAGCGAAACGGAAGCGACAATGGTGCAGAGCTCTAACCGCATTTTTCGGACTAGTCTTCTTTGTTTTAAGTGTCGTCATTGTCTCGTTGTCCGTAACGAGAGGTCGTAAAGTATTTGGAAGCATGTGA
- the LOC128881878 gene encoding uncharacterized protein LOC128881878 isoform X5, producing MPYREQTCTRIEPDSIDAEVSRFVAGSSTTTTTTTTTRNNPRRCYRTSTSSGYSSHSPPLSAGSYSCYASAVPRQGQGIFRALPITMKDQFGGGLAVIHESESIPRPIWPSAFPSPRELYQSDENPEYDAVYACCGRGCAYAYSYCDWDYENSTGISASARDVLLELSRTLNSVIEGETVMTPEEILHNISHKVAQGIGLKGGIYEYVYRNSSLLSAKTSFAGDKTSSLLSCNNRTLSTKINPVNSKLYSNMRQFYVHNPAWYTCLSSCEHTHGFLSSSSSSSKAGEPIGTNNEPGKKSSPPAVFLVDDHCRETTRTLLSESQIHRNLSGSRVCKCSNRSSHSIEQPRNAYTTHRAALDPKETIVINDETMQNRNRLVHNESEYATQLECSDGGSSSEGIIVSSGKTNWDHRIRGFAGDLDFTLDVSRAERLGRTIAKAKRKRQWCRALTAFFGLVFFVLSVVIVSLSVTRGRKVFGSM from the exons ATGCCGTACCGAGAACAGACTTGCACGAG GATAGAGCCTGACTCGATAGACGCCGAGGTCTCGAGGTTCGTAGCCGGCTCTtcgacgacaacgacaacgacCACGACGACGCGAAATAATCCGAGAAGATGCTACCGAACCTCGACCAGTTCTGGCTATTCCAGCCATTCTCCACCATTGTCCGCTGGTTCTTACTCTTGCTATGCGTCGGCGGTCCCTCGCCAAGGTCAAGGCATTTTTCGAGCTCTGCCTATAACAATGAAAGACCAGTTCGGTGGTGGACTTGCCGTAATTCACGAGAGCGAGTCGATTCCACGTCCTATATGGCCATCTGCGTTTCCTAGCCCTCGCGAGCTTTATCAGAGCGACGAGAATCCCGAATACGATG CTGTGTACGCGTGCTGCGGACGCGGTTGCGCGTACGCCTACTCGTACTGCGATTGGGATTATGAAAACTCTACAGGCATATCAGCGTCAGCGCGCGACGTCCTCCTTGAATTATCCCGAACACTGAACTCTGTGATAGAAGGCGAAACCGTTATGACGCCGGAGGAAATCCTGCATAACATCTCGCACAAAGTTGCTCAAGGGATCGGCTTGAAAGGAGGGATTTACGAGTACGTTTATCGTAATTCGTCTCTCTTATCCGCCAAGACATCATTTGCAGGCGACAAAACCTCATCCTTGTTGAGCTGTAACAATAGAACCTTATCGACGAAGATCAACCCGGTAAACTCGAAGCTTTACAGTAACATGAGGCAATTTTACGTCCACAACCCGGCGTGGTACACTTGCCTGAGCTCCTGCGAGCATACTCACGGATTtctgtcgtcgtcgtcgtcgtcgtcgaagGCTGGCGAACCAATCGGAACGAACAACGAGCCAGGAAAAAAATCAAGTCCTCCCGCGGTGTTCCTGGTGGACGATCACTGTCGAGAAACTACGCGGACGCTCCTATCGGAGTCGCAGATTCATCGAAACCTTTCCGGTTCTCGTGTTTGCAAATGCTCGAATCGTTCGAGTCATAGCATCGAACAACCACGAAACGCATATACAACCCATCGCGCTGCCCTCGATCCGAAAGAGACAATCGTAATTAACGACGAAACCATGCAGAATCGAAACAGACTCGTTCACAACGAATCGGAATACGCAACG CAGCTGGAATGCAGTGACGGTGGTTCATCCAGTGAAGGTATAATCGTTTCGTCCGGCAAAACTAACTGGGACCATCGCATACGAGGATTCGCCGGAGACTTAGACTTCACATTGGACGTTTCTCGTGCCGAACGGTTAGGCCGAACGATCGCAAAAGCGAAACGGAAGCGACAATGGTGCAGAGCTCTAACCGCATTTTTCGGACTAGTCTTCTTTGTTTTAAGTGTCGTCATTGTCTCGTTGTCCGTAACGAGAGGTCGTAAAGTATTTGGAAGCATGTGA
- the LOC128881878 gene encoding uncharacterized protein LOC128881878 isoform X3, which yields MQRWLLALDEPASNPCGNTAINHQSSSGTISTTALTVSAGNQNSSDNDGVKFALRLPNERYICNPDSLYAVPRTDLHEVEWIEPDSIDAEVSRFVAGSSTTTTTTTTTRNNPRRCYRTSTSSGYSSHSPPLSAGSYSCYASAVPRQGQGIFRALPITMKDQFGGGLAVIHESESIPRPIWPSAFPSPRELYQSDENPEYDGISASARDVLLELSRTLNSVIEGETVMTPEEILHNISHKVAQGIGLKGGIYEYVYRNSSLLSAKTSFAGDKTSSLLSCNNRTLSTKINPVNSKLYSNMRQFYVHNPAWYTCLSSCEHTHGFLSSSSSSSKAGEPIGTNNEPGKKSSPPAVFLVDDHCRETTRTLLSESQIHRNLSGSRVCKCSNRSSHSIEQPRNAYTTHRAALDPKETIVINDETMQNRNRLVHNESEYATQLECSDGGSSSEGIIVSSGKTNWDHRIRGFAGDLDFTLDVSRAERLGRTIAKAKRKRQWCRALTAFFGLVFFVLSVVIVSLSVTRGRKVFGSM from the exons ATGCAGCGTTGGTTACTAGCTCTGGACGAACCTGCATCTAACCCATGCGGTAACACCGCCATCAATCACCAATCGtcaag tgGCACGATCTCAACAACGGCCTTGACAGTTTCAGCTGGGAACCAGAACAGCTCCGACAACGATGGTGTAAAGTTTGCTTTGCGTCTACCGAACGAGCGATACATTTGCAATCCCGATAGTCTCTATGCCGTACCGAGAACAGACTTGCACGAGGTAGAATG GATAGAGCCTGACTCGATAGACGCCGAGGTCTCGAGGTTCGTAGCCGGCTCTtcgacgacaacgacaacgacCACGACGACGCGAAATAATCCGAGAAGATGCTACCGAACCTCGACCAGTTCTGGCTATTCCAGCCATTCTCCACCATTGTCCGCTGGTTCTTACTCTTGCTATGCGTCGGCGGTCCCTCGCCAAGGTCAAGGCATTTTTCGAGCTCTGCCTATAACAATGAAAGACCAGTTCGGTGGTGGACTTGCCGTAATTCACGAGAGCGAGTCGATTCCACGTCCTATATGGCCATCTGCGTTTCCTAGCCCTCGCGAGCTTTATCAGAGCGACGAGAATCCCGAATACGATG GCATATCAGCGTCAGCGCGCGACGTCCTCCTTGAATTATCCCGAACACTGAACTCTGTGATAGAAGGCGAAACCGTTATGACGCCGGAGGAAATCCTGCATAACATCTCGCACAAAGTTGCTCAAGGGATCGGCTTGAAAGGAGGGATTTACGAGTACGTTTATCGTAATTCGTCTCTCTTATCCGCCAAGACATCATTTGCAGGCGACAAAACCTCATCCTTGTTGAGCTGTAACAATAGAACCTTATCGACGAAGATCAACCCGGTAAACTCGAAGCTTTACAGTAACATGAGGCAATTTTACGTCCACAACCCGGCGTGGTACACTTGCCTGAGCTCCTGCGAGCATACTCACGGATTtctgtcgtcgtcgtcgtcgtcgtcgaagGCTGGCGAACCAATCGGAACGAACAACGAGCCAGGAAAAAAATCAAGTCCTCCCGCGGTGTTCCTGGTGGACGATCACTGTCGAGAAACTACGCGGACGCTCCTATCGGAGTCGCAGATTCATCGAAACCTTTCCGGTTCTCGTGTTTGCAAATGCTCGAATCGTTCGAGTCATAGCATCGAACAACCACGAAACGCATATACAACCCATCGCGCTGCCCTCGATCCGAAAGAGACAATCGTAATTAACGACGAAACCATGCAGAATCGAAACAGACTCGTTCACAACGAATCGGAATACGCAACG CAGCTGGAATGCAGTGACGGTGGTTCATCCAGTGAAGGTATAATCGTTTCGTCCGGCAAAACTAACTGGGACCATCGCATACGAGGATTCGCCGGAGACTTAGACTTCACATTGGACGTTTCTCGTGCCGAACGGTTAGGCCGAACGATCGCAAAAGCGAAACGGAAGCGACAATGGTGCAGAGCTCTAACCGCATTTTTCGGACTAGTCTTCTTTGTTTTAAGTGTCGTCATTGTCTCGTTGTCCGTAACGAGAGGTCGTAAAGTATTTGGAAGCATGTGA
- the LOC128881816 gene encoding exosome RNA helicase MTR4, whose translation MATFSEDLFDVFEETEDVIEVIPSSVRQQDLNTSPTEKKADTESGTKRELERDASELISKKLRPDPVLEDINIEELTPRIKIHTIETIESCTHEVAVPPDYEYVPLESKQSKSAKEYKFVLDPFQKEAILCIENNQSVLVSAHTSAGKTVVAEYAIACSLRDKQRVIYTTPIKALSNQKYREFFEEFKDVGLVTGDVTINPTASVLIMTTEILRNMLYRGSEVMREVGWVIFDEIHYMRDKERGVVWEETLILLPDNVHYVFLSATIPNARQFVEWVAHLHKQPCHVVYTDYRPTPLQHYIFPVGGDGIHLVVDETGQFKEENFNRAMACLQHGDAAKGDTKGRKGGMRASNSGQTNIFKMVKMIMERNFAPVIIFSFSKKDCEVYAMQMAKLDLNTIEEKKLVDEVFNNAMDVLSEEDRRLPQVENVLPLLRRGIGIHHGGLLPILKETVEILFGEGLIKALFATETFAMGLNMPARTVLFTASRKFDGKDFRWLTSGEYIQMSGRAGRRGLDEKGIVILMIDEQVSPVIGKAIVQGKPDPINSAFHLTYNMVLNLLRVEEINPEYMLERSFYQFQNQASIPDLYNKVKELQTAYNAVDIDKYNQISSYHGIREQLDRLCTEFRSFLTKPEYLLPFLQPGRLVKVKNENEMFDWGIIVNFKKKNPKNPTKENTAIIIDVLLHISKESSDGCPIPCRKGEEGDMEVVPVLHTLISQISSLRLYYPKDLRPSDNRKSVLKTIQEVKKRFPDGPPLLNPITDMRIEDESFKDIVKKIEVLEERLYAHPLHKDPNVNTLYEQFLHKDDLANQLKQAKLELKKAKSILQMDELKCRKRVLRRLAYCTASDVIELKGRVACELNGADELLMTEMIFNGLFNALSVPQMIALISCFVCDDKSNEMPKSTEELGGPLRQMQDLARRIAKVSTEASLELDEDAYVERFKPFLMDVVYAWSKGASFLQICKMTDIFEGSIIRCMRRLEEVLRQLCQAAKNIGNTDLENKFSEAIKLIKRDIVFAASLYL comes from the exons ATGGCTACTTTTTCCGAGGACTTATTCGATGTTTTCGAAGAAACAGAAGATGTAATAGAAGTAATTCCGTCTTCGGTGAGGCAgcaagatttaaatacatcACCGACCGAGAA AAAAGCTGATACAGAAAGTGGAACGAAACGGGAGTTGGAAAGAGATGCTagcgaattaatttccaaaaagttACGGCCAGATCCAGTCTTGGAAGATATAAA CATAGAAGAGTTAACTCcacgtattaaaatacatactaTAGAGACAATTGAATCATGCACGCATGAAGTTGCAGTTCCACCAGATTATGAATATGTACCACTGGAAAGTAAACAAAGCAAATCAGCTaaggaatataaatttgtactaGATCCATTTCAGAAGGAAGCGATATTATGTATAGAAAACAATCAGTCTGTTCTAGTTTCTGCACATACATCGGCTGGTAAAACTGTTGTCGCGga GTATGCTATAGCGTGTTCCTTAAGAGACAAGCAACGAGTAATATATACAACTCCTATTAAAGCTTTAAGCAATCAAAAATACAGAGAGTTTTTCGAGGAATTCAAGGATGTCGGCTTAGTAACTGGAGACGTTACAATTAATCCAACGGCTAGTGTGCTTATCATGACCactgaaattttaagaaatatgcTTTACAGAGGATCAGAg GTAATGCGAGAAGTTGGCTGGGtaattttcgatgaaattcatTATATGCGGGACAAAGAAAGAGGCGTTGTATGGGAGGaaacgttaatattattaccGGACAATGTGCATTATGTATTTCTCTCTGCTACTATACCTAATGCACGACAATTTGTAGAATGGGTTGcacatttacataaacaacCGTGTCATGTAGTTTATACAGACTACAGACCAACTCCTTTGCAACATTACATATTCCCTGTTGGTGGTGATGGAATTCACTTG GTTGTAGATGAAACAGGacaatttaaagaagaaaatttcaacagAGCAATGGCTTGCTTGCAACACGGCGATGCAGCTAAAGGAGACACGAAAGGTCGTAAAGGAGGAATGCGTGCATCGAATTCTGggcaaacaaatattttcaaaatggtcAAAATGATCATGGAGAGAAATTTTGCGCCTGTAATTATAttcagtttttcaaaaaaggaCTGCGAAGTTTACGCGATGCAAATGGCAAAATTAGATTTGAATacgatagaagaaaaaaagttagTGGACGAAGTTTTCAATAATGCTATGGATGTTCTTAGCGAGGAAGACAGACGTTTACCACAGGTTGAAAACGTATTACCACTTTTAAGACGTGGAATAGGAATTCATCATGGTGGACTCTTACCTATTCTGAAGGAAACTGTAGAGATATTGTTTGgcgaagggttaataaaagCGCTCTTTGCAACTGAAACTTTTGCAATGGGATTAAATATGCCAGCACGAACAGTTTTATTTACGGCATCGCGAAAATTTGATGGTAAAGATTTTCGTTGGCTTACGTCTGGAGAGTACATACAAATGTCGGGTCGAGCGGGTAGAAGAGGCTTAGACGAAAAAGgaatagtaatattaatgATTGATGAACAAGTTAGTCCGGTAATTGGTAAAGCAATTGTACAGGGGAAACCAGACCCTATTAATTCAGCTTTTCATTTAACTTACAATATGGTTTTAAATCTTTTGAGAGTCGAAGAAATTAATCCAGAGTACATGCTTGAAAGGAGTTTTTATCAATTCCAAAATCAAGCCTCTATCCCTGATTTATATAACA AGGTTAAGGAATTGCAGACGGCATATAATGCAGTGgatattgataaatataatcaaatatcATCTTACCATGGCATACGTGAGCAACTTGATCGTCTTTGTACTGAATTTCGATCCTTTTTGACGAAACCAGAATATTTACTTCCATTCTTACAACCTGGAAGGCTAGTGAAa GTGAAAAATGAGAATGAAATGTTTGATTGGggtattattgtaaattttaagaaaaagaatccTAAAAAtccaacgaaagaaaatactgCTATAATCATCGATGTTTTACTTCATATTTCTAAAGAGTCTAGCGACGGATGTCCGATACCCTGTCGCAAAGGGGAGGAAGGTGACATGGAAGTAGTCCCTGTTTTACAtacattaatttcacaaattagtTCTCTTAGATTGTACTACCCAAAAGATCTGAGACCATCCGATAATAGAAAGAGTGTACTAAAAACGATACAAGAAGTAAAGAAAAGATTTCCAGATGGACCACCGTTATTGAATCCTATTACAGACATGCGAATCGAAGATGAATCATTTAAAGATATTGTTAAGAAAATCGAAGTATTAGAAGAAAGATTATATGCTCACCCTTTGCATAAG GATCCCAATGTAAACACATtatatgaacaatttttacacaAAGATGACTTAGCCAATCAGCTAAAGCAAgctaaattagaattaaaaaaagctAAATCGATACTTCAAATGGATGAATTAAAATGTAGGAAACGAGTATTACGAAGACTGGCCTATTGCACAGCGTCAGATGTTATAGAATTAAAAGGTCGAGTCGCCTGCGAACTCAACGGTGccgatgaattattaatgacagaaatgatttttaatggATTGTTTAATGCGTTGAGCGTGCCGCAAATGATAGCATTAATTAGTTGTTTCGTTTGCGATGACAAGTCAAACGAAATGCCTAAAAGCACCGAAGAATTAGGCGGTCCACTCAGACAAATGCAAGATTTGGCCCGGAGAATAGCGAAAGTATCTACAGAAGCTAGTTTAGAATTAGATGAAGATGCATACGTGGAAAGATTTAAACCGTTTTTGATGGATGTTGTATATGCTTGGAGTAAAGGTGCTAGCTTCttacaaatttgtaaaatgacAGATATATTTGAAG gTTCAATTATACGATGTATGCGTCGGCTAGAAGAAGTTCTTAGACAATTATGTCAAGCAGCAAAGAACATTGGAAACAcggatttagaaaataagttTAGCGAAGCAATTAAACTTATAAAACGTGATATTGTTTTTGCTGCatctttgtatttataa
- the LOC128881878 gene encoding uncharacterized protein LOC128881878 isoform X1 yields the protein MQRWLLALDEPASNPCGNTAINHQSSSGTISTTALTVSAGNQNSSDNDGVKFALRLPNERYICNPDSLYAVPRTDLHEVEWIEPDSIDAEVSRFVAGSSTTTTTTTTTRNNPRRCYRTSTSSGYSSHSPPLSAGSYSCYASAVPRQGQGIFRALPITMKDQFGGGLAVIHESESIPRPIWPSAFPSPRELYQSDENPEYDAVYACCGRGCAYAYSYCDWDYENSTGISASARDVLLELSRTLNSVIEGETVMTPEEILHNISHKVAQGIGLKGGIYEYVYRNSSLLSAKTSFAGDKTSSLLSCNNRTLSTKINPVNSKLYSNMRQFYVHNPAWYTCLSSCEHTHGFLSSSSSSSKAGEPIGTNNEPGKKSSPPAVFLVDDHCRETTRTLLSESQIHRNLSGSRVCKCSNRSSHSIEQPRNAYTTHRAALDPKETIVINDETMQNRNRLVHNESEYATQLECSDGGSSSEGIIVSSGKTNWDHRIRGFAGDLDFTLDVSRAERLGRTIAKAKRKRQWCRALTAFFGLVFFVLSVVIVSLSVTRGRKVFGSM from the exons ATGCAGCGTTGGTTACTAGCTCTGGACGAACCTGCATCTAACCCATGCGGTAACACCGCCATCAATCACCAATCGtcaag tgGCACGATCTCAACAACGGCCTTGACAGTTTCAGCTGGGAACCAGAACAGCTCCGACAACGATGGTGTAAAGTTTGCTTTGCGTCTACCGAACGAGCGATACATTTGCAATCCCGATAGTCTCTATGCCGTACCGAGAACAGACTTGCACGAGGTAGAATG GATAGAGCCTGACTCGATAGACGCCGAGGTCTCGAGGTTCGTAGCCGGCTCTtcgacgacaacgacaacgacCACGACGACGCGAAATAATCCGAGAAGATGCTACCGAACCTCGACCAGTTCTGGCTATTCCAGCCATTCTCCACCATTGTCCGCTGGTTCTTACTCTTGCTATGCGTCGGCGGTCCCTCGCCAAGGTCAAGGCATTTTTCGAGCTCTGCCTATAACAATGAAAGACCAGTTCGGTGGTGGACTTGCCGTAATTCACGAGAGCGAGTCGATTCCACGTCCTATATGGCCATCTGCGTTTCCTAGCCCTCGCGAGCTTTATCAGAGCGACGAGAATCCCGAATACGATG CTGTGTACGCGTGCTGCGGACGCGGTTGCGCGTACGCCTACTCGTACTGCGATTGGGATTATGAAAACTCTACAGGCATATCAGCGTCAGCGCGCGACGTCCTCCTTGAATTATCCCGAACACTGAACTCTGTGATAGAAGGCGAAACCGTTATGACGCCGGAGGAAATCCTGCATAACATCTCGCACAAAGTTGCTCAAGGGATCGGCTTGAAAGGAGGGATTTACGAGTACGTTTATCGTAATTCGTCTCTCTTATCCGCCAAGACATCATTTGCAGGCGACAAAACCTCATCCTTGTTGAGCTGTAACAATAGAACCTTATCGACGAAGATCAACCCGGTAAACTCGAAGCTTTACAGTAACATGAGGCAATTTTACGTCCACAACCCGGCGTGGTACACTTGCCTGAGCTCCTGCGAGCATACTCACGGATTtctgtcgtcgtcgtcgtcgtcgtcgaagGCTGGCGAACCAATCGGAACGAACAACGAGCCAGGAAAAAAATCAAGTCCTCCCGCGGTGTTCCTGGTGGACGATCACTGTCGAGAAACTACGCGGACGCTCCTATCGGAGTCGCAGATTCATCGAAACCTTTCCGGTTCTCGTGTTTGCAAATGCTCGAATCGTTCGAGTCATAGCATCGAACAACCACGAAACGCATATACAACCCATCGCGCTGCCCTCGATCCGAAAGAGACAATCGTAATTAACGACGAAACCATGCAGAATCGAAACAGACTCGTTCACAACGAATCGGAATACGCAACG CAGCTGGAATGCAGTGACGGTGGTTCATCCAGTGAAGGTATAATCGTTTCGTCCGGCAAAACTAACTGGGACCATCGCATACGAGGATTCGCCGGAGACTTAGACTTCACATTGGACGTTTCTCGTGCCGAACGGTTAGGCCGAACGATCGCAAAAGCGAAACGGAAGCGACAATGGTGCAGAGCTCTAACCGCATTTTTCGGACTAGTCTTCTTTGTTTTAAGTGTCGTCATTGTCTCGTTGTCCGTAACGAGAGGTCGTAAAGTATTTGGAAGCATGTGA
- the LOC128881878 gene encoding uncharacterized protein LOC128881878 isoform X2: MQRWLLALDEPASNPCGNTAINHQSSSGTISTTALTVSAGNQNSSDNDGVKFALRLPNERYICNPDSLYAVPRTDLHEVEWIEPDSIDAEVSRFVAGSSTTTTTTTTTRNNPRRCYRTSTSSGYSSHSPPLSAGSYSCYASAVPRQGQGIFRALPITMKDQFGGGLAVIHESESIPRPIWPSAFPSPRELYQSDENPEYDAVYACCGRGCAYAYSYCDWDYENSTGISASARDVLLELSRTLNSVIEGETVMTPEEILHNISHKVAQGIGLKGGIYEYVYRNSSLLSAKTSFAGDKTSSLLSCNNRTLSTKINPVNSKLYSNMRQFYVHNPAWYTCLSSCEHTHGFLSSSSSSSKAGEPIGTNNEPGKKSSPPAVFLVDDHCRETTRTLLSESQIHRNLSGSRVCKCSNRSSHSIEQPRNAYTTHRAALDPKETIVINDETMQNRNRLVHNESEYATLECSDGGSSSEGIIVSSGKTNWDHRIRGFAGDLDFTLDVSRAERLGRTIAKAKRKRQWCRALTAFFGLVFFVLSVVIVSLSVTRGRKVFGSM, encoded by the exons ATGCAGCGTTGGTTACTAGCTCTGGACGAACCTGCATCTAACCCATGCGGTAACACCGCCATCAATCACCAATCGtcaag tgGCACGATCTCAACAACGGCCTTGACAGTTTCAGCTGGGAACCAGAACAGCTCCGACAACGATGGTGTAAAGTTTGCTTTGCGTCTACCGAACGAGCGATACATTTGCAATCCCGATAGTCTCTATGCCGTACCGAGAACAGACTTGCACGAGGTAGAATG GATAGAGCCTGACTCGATAGACGCCGAGGTCTCGAGGTTCGTAGCCGGCTCTtcgacgacaacgacaacgacCACGACGACGCGAAATAATCCGAGAAGATGCTACCGAACCTCGACCAGTTCTGGCTATTCCAGCCATTCTCCACCATTGTCCGCTGGTTCTTACTCTTGCTATGCGTCGGCGGTCCCTCGCCAAGGTCAAGGCATTTTTCGAGCTCTGCCTATAACAATGAAAGACCAGTTCGGTGGTGGACTTGCCGTAATTCACGAGAGCGAGTCGATTCCACGTCCTATATGGCCATCTGCGTTTCCTAGCCCTCGCGAGCTTTATCAGAGCGACGAGAATCCCGAATACGATG CTGTGTACGCGTGCTGCGGACGCGGTTGCGCGTACGCCTACTCGTACTGCGATTGGGATTATGAAAACTCTACAGGCATATCAGCGTCAGCGCGCGACGTCCTCCTTGAATTATCCCGAACACTGAACTCTGTGATAGAAGGCGAAACCGTTATGACGCCGGAGGAAATCCTGCATAACATCTCGCACAAAGTTGCTCAAGGGATCGGCTTGAAAGGAGGGATTTACGAGTACGTTTATCGTAATTCGTCTCTCTTATCCGCCAAGACATCATTTGCAGGCGACAAAACCTCATCCTTGTTGAGCTGTAACAATAGAACCTTATCGACGAAGATCAACCCGGTAAACTCGAAGCTTTACAGTAACATGAGGCAATTTTACGTCCACAACCCGGCGTGGTACACTTGCCTGAGCTCCTGCGAGCATACTCACGGATTtctgtcgtcgtcgtcgtcgtcgtcgaagGCTGGCGAACCAATCGGAACGAACAACGAGCCAGGAAAAAAATCAAGTCCTCCCGCGGTGTTCCTGGTGGACGATCACTGTCGAGAAACTACGCGGACGCTCCTATCGGAGTCGCAGATTCATCGAAACCTTTCCGGTTCTCGTGTTTGCAAATGCTCGAATCGTTCGAGTCATAGCATCGAACAACCACGAAACGCATATACAACCCATCGCGCTGCCCTCGATCCGAAAGAGACAATCGTAATTAACGACGAAACCATGCAGAATCGAAACAGACTCGTTCACAACGAATCGGAATACGCAACG CTGGAATGCAGTGACGGTGGTTCATCCAGTGAAGGTATAATCGTTTCGTCCGGCAAAACTAACTGGGACCATCGCATACGAGGATTCGCCGGAGACTTAGACTTCACATTGGACGTTTCTCGTGCCGAACGGTTAGGCCGAACGATCGCAAAAGCGAAACGGAAGCGACAATGGTGCAGAGCTCTAACCGCATTTTTCGGACTAGTCTTCTTTGTTTTAAGTGTCGTCATTGTCTCGTTGTCCGTAACGAGAGGTCGTAAAGTATTTGGAAGCATGTGA